A single window of Microbispora hainanensis DNA harbors:
- a CDS encoding helix-turn-helix transcriptional regulator, whose amino-acid sequence MATTETTGAFGEALRRWRDRVAPEAAGLPAGGQRRAAGLRREELALLAGISVDYVTRLEQGRASHPSAQVVEALARALGLTETERAHLFRLAGLASPSPRTVPTHITPSVRRLLDRLDGTPVAVFDACWTLLLANPPYAALMGDPSEWRGNQRNSVWRHFLGPGSRARHTPESLRMFEEALVADLRATADRYPADQRVRRLVAELRANSRRFAELWESGAVSRHEAGRKIIDHPDAGPLTLDCDVLTVTGSDLRIMVYTAEPGTEDAERLASLTATSAFSTSAPAV is encoded by the coding sequence ATGGCGACGACGGAAACGACGGGAGCGTTCGGCGAGGCACTGCGCCGCTGGCGCGACCGGGTCGCGCCCGAGGCCGCGGGGCTGCCCGCGGGCGGACAACGGCGCGCGGCCGGTCTGCGCCGTGAGGAGCTGGCCCTGCTGGCCGGGATCTCCGTCGACTATGTGACCCGGCTCGAACAGGGCCGGGCGTCCCATCCGTCGGCCCAGGTCGTCGAGGCCCTGGCCCGGGCCCTGGGGCTGACGGAGACCGAACGCGCGCATCTGTTCCGGCTGGCGGGGCTGGCCTCGCCCAGCCCGCGGACGGTGCCGACGCACATCACCCCGAGCGTACGACGGCTGCTCGACCGGCTGGACGGCACGCCCGTCGCGGTCTTCGACGCGTGCTGGACACTGCTGCTGGCCAACCCGCCGTACGCCGCGTTGATGGGCGACCCGTCGGAGTGGCGCGGCAACCAGCGCAACTCCGTGTGGCGGCACTTCCTCGGCCCCGGCAGCCGGGCCCGGCACACCCCTGAGTCCCTGCGGATGTTCGAGGAGGCCCTGGTCGCCGACCTGCGCGCGACCGCCGACCGCTATCCGGCCGACCAGCGGGTGCGGCGGCTGGTCGCGGAGCTGCGGGCGAACAGCCGCCGGTTCGCCGAGCTGTGGGAATCCGGCGCCGTCAGCCGGCACGAGGCCGGGCGCAAGATCATCGACCATCCGGACGCCGGGCCTCTGACGCTCGACTGCGACGTGCTCACCGTGACGGGCAGCGACCTGCGGATCATGGTCTACACGGCCGAGCCCGGCACCGAAGACGCCGAGCGCCTCGCATCCCTCACCGCTACCAGTGCGTTCAGCACCTCGGCCCCGGCTGTGTAA
- a CDS encoding VOC family protein produces MSTTNMRVKGFDHLVLTVADVERSLAFYCDVLGLEPVRVDEWRAGKVPFPSVRVSPDTIIDLLRGERGEPNVDHFCLVVEPLDWQEVIDSGAFTVIDGPGPRFGARGVATSVYLKDPDGNVIELRWYPQDREQDKEE; encoded by the coding sequence ATGAGCACAACGAACATGCGCGTCAAGGGTTTCGATCATCTGGTGCTGACCGTGGCGGACGTCGAGCGGTCGCTGGCGTTCTACTGCGACGTCCTCGGCCTCGAACCGGTGCGGGTCGACGAGTGGCGGGCCGGGAAGGTGCCGTTCCCCTCGGTGCGGGTGTCGCCGGACACCATCATCGACCTGCTGCGCGGCGAGCGCGGCGAGCCGAACGTCGACCACTTCTGCCTGGTCGTCGAGCCGCTGGACTGGCAGGAGGTCATCGACTCCGGCGCCTTCACCGTCATCGACGGACCCGGCCCCCGGTTCGGCGCGCGCGGCGTCGCCACCTCGGTCTATCTGAAGGATCCCGACGGCAACGTCATCGAACTGCGCTGGTATCCCCAGGACAGGGAGCAGGACAAGGAGGAATGA
- a CDS encoding endo-1,4-beta-xylanase, translated as MGETPSRTDGGRRHRLAGSRRLLIAGALGALGTVTALSASLPAGAAAGTLGAAAAQSGRYYGAAIAAGHMNDSTYVATWDREFNAVTPENEMKWDATEPSRGSFRFTSADQIVSHAQSKGMKIRGHTLVWHGQLPGWVSGLSTNDLRSAMVNHINNVMGHYKGKIYAWDVVNEAFADGGAVGTLRSSVFTQKLGNGFIEEAFRAARAADPNAKLCYNDYNIDDANANKTRGVYNMVKDFKARGVPIDCVGLQSHLSQGSVPSNYQQNIAQFAALGVDVQITELDIGGSGSAQADAYRRVTQACTAVPRCTGITVWGITDKYSWRSGDNPLLFDGNFNKKQAYTAVLDALNAATPNTSPSPTTSPSPNTSPSPRTSPSTTPSPVTGACSATIETTNSWPGGFQSTVTVRAGSSAVNGWTVKWTWPGGQTFSSLWNGEQSVSGSSVTVRNAPYNGSIAAGSSTTFGFTANGSAATPSATCTSP; from the coding sequence ATGGGCGAAACCCCCTCACGCACCGACGGAGGACGACGGCATAGGCTCGCCGGCTCCCGCCGGCTGCTGATCGCCGGCGCCCTCGGCGCACTCGGCACGGTCACCGCACTCTCGGCGTCGCTCCCCGCCGGCGCCGCAGCCGGCACCCTGGGTGCGGCGGCCGCCCAAAGCGGCCGCTACTACGGCGCCGCGATCGCCGCCGGGCACATGAACGACTCGACCTACGTGGCCACCTGGGACCGGGAGTTCAACGCCGTCACCCCCGAGAACGAGATGAAGTGGGACGCCACCGAGCCCTCACGCGGCTCGTTCCGCTTCACCTCCGCCGACCAGATCGTCAGCCACGCCCAGAGCAAGGGCATGAAGATCCGCGGGCACACGCTCGTCTGGCACGGCCAGCTGCCCGGCTGGGTCAGCGGCCTGTCCACCAACGACCTGCGCTCGGCCATGGTCAACCACATCAACAACGTGATGGGCCACTACAAGGGCAAGATCTACGCCTGGGACGTGGTCAACGAGGCCTTCGCCGACGGCGGCGCGGTCGGCACCCTGCGCAGCTCGGTGTTCACCCAGAAACTCGGCAACGGCTTCATCGAAGAGGCCTTCCGCGCCGCGCGGGCCGCCGACCCCAACGCCAAGCTCTGCTACAACGACTACAACATCGACGACGCCAACGCGAACAAGACCCGCGGTGTCTACAACATGGTCAAGGACTTCAAGGCCCGGGGCGTGCCCATCGACTGCGTCGGCCTGCAGTCGCACCTGTCCCAGGGATCGGTGCCGTCCAACTACCAGCAGAACATCGCCCAGTTCGCCGCCCTCGGCGTCGACGTCCAGATCACCGAGCTCGACATCGGCGGCTCGGGCTCCGCGCAGGCCGACGCCTATCGCCGCGTCACCCAGGCCTGCACGGCGGTGCCCCGCTGCACCGGCATCACCGTCTGGGGCATCACCGACAAGTACTCCTGGCGCAGCGGCGACAACCCGCTGCTGTTCGACGGCAACTTCAACAAGAAGCAGGCGTACACGGCCGTCCTCGACGCCCTCAACGCCGCGACCCCGAACACCAGCCCGTCACCGACCACGAGTCCGTCCCCCAATACGAGCCCGTCTCCGCGTACCAGCCCGTCCACGACGCCGTCTCCGGTGACGGGGGCGTGCTCGGCGACGATCGAGACGACCAACAGCTGGCCGGGTGGGTTCCAGTCGACGGTGACCGTACGGGCGGGCAGTTCGGCGGTCAACGGCTGGACGGTGAAGTGGACCTGGCCGGGCGGGCAGACCTTCAGCAGCCTGTGGAACGGCGAGCAGAGCGTGTCCGGCTCCTCTGTGACGGTCCGCAACGCGCCCTACAACGGCTCGATCGCGGCCGGCTCGTCCACCACCTTCGGCTTCACCGCCAACGGCAGCGCGGCGACGCCGTCCGCCACCTGCACCAGCCCCTGA
- a CDS encoding cellulose binding domain-containing protein, translating to MSTLTERCGRRRWGRRLTTALLAVTVVATAPAVARAESNGGVRVMPLGDSITEGTQVPGGYRIGLWQRLAAGRYTIDFVGSQYNGPGNLGDHDHEGHPGWRIDQIDANINGWLRTYTPRTVLLHIGTNDVLQNYNVSGAPQRLSTLIDHITAAAPDADVFVATIIPLSNSGQEAAARNFNAAIPGIVQSKANSGKHVHLVDMHSKLTTGDLIDGIHPTANGYDKMAAAWYAALQSVPGSIGQGPGTSPSPSPSPSPSPSASPSASPSPSASPTAGSGACRVNATVNAWNEGLTEQIAVTNTGSSTVNGWSLTFTLPSGQTITNGWNATYSPSSGQVTAQNVSYNGTIAPGSTTEIGFQATHTGNAGKPTAFTLNGNPCTVS from the coding sequence ATGTCAACACTCACAGAGCGGTGCGGACGGAGACGGTGGGGACGCCGGCTGACCACCGCGCTCCTGGCCGTGACCGTCGTGGCGACCGCACCCGCCGTCGCGCGGGCCGAGTCGAACGGCGGGGTGCGGGTGATGCCGCTGGGCGACTCGATCACCGAGGGCACGCAGGTGCCCGGCGGCTACCGGATCGGGTTGTGGCAGCGCCTGGCCGCGGGCCGCTACACGATCGACTTCGTCGGGTCGCAGTACAACGGACCGGGCAACCTGGGCGACCACGACCACGAGGGACACCCCGGGTGGCGGATCGACCAGATCGACGCGAACATCAACGGCTGGCTGCGCACCTACACGCCGCGCACGGTGCTGCTGCACATCGGCACCAACGACGTGCTGCAGAACTACAACGTGTCCGGTGCGCCGCAGCGGCTGTCCACGCTGATCGACCACATCACCGCGGCGGCGCCGGACGCCGACGTGTTCGTCGCGACCATCATCCCGCTGTCGAACTCCGGACAGGAGGCCGCCGCCCGCAACTTCAACGCGGCGATCCCCGGCATCGTCCAGTCCAAGGCCAACAGCGGAAAGCACGTCCACCTGGTCGACATGCACAGCAAGCTGACCACCGGCGACCTCATCGACGGCATCCACCCCACCGCGAACGGCTACGACAAGATGGCCGCCGCCTGGTACGCGGCACTCCAGTCCGTCCCCGGCAGCATCGGGCAGGGTCCCGGAACCAGCCCCAGCCCGTCGCCCAGCCCGTCGCCCAGCCCCTCCGCCAGCCCCTCCGCCAGTCCGTCTCCGTCCGCGTCGCCCACCGCGGGTTCGGGCGCCTGCCGGGTCAACGCGACGGTCAACGCCTGGAACGAGGGCCTGACCGAGCAGATCGCCGTCACCAACACCGGCTCCTCCACCGTCAACGGCTGGTCGCTGACCTTCACCCTGCCCAGCGGGCAGACCATCACCAACGGATGGAACGCCACCTACTCGCCCTCCAGCGGACAGGTCACGGCGCAGAACGTCAGCTACAACGGCACGATCGCGCCCGGCTCCACCACTGAGATCGGCTTCCAGGCCACCCACACCGGCAACGCCGGCAAGCCCACGGCGTTCACCCTCAACGGAAACCCCTGCACCGTCTCCTGA
- a CDS encoding patatin-like phospholipase family protein: protein MAGATNRATNRANDRANDRTDHGASNETDSRANSRANSGTDKRADLVLEGGGVKGVGLVGALHELHAAGYRFGRAAGTRVAGTSAGAVVGALAAAGMRPEHMRDLLFQVDYRRFRDASAVERVPLVGRGFSLLSLLFERGVFEGDYLREWLGNELAGLGVETFDDLALDDPAPWMGEDQRYSLVVTATDVTLGRLVRLPWDYRSVYGVAEPGRQRVADAVRASMSIPFFFEPVTITNPGTGLVSTLVDGGVLSNFPIDTLDRTDGEQPRWPTFGVKLLPAFREDTLRLPLAGAPHLPALRLLASLVGTAIVGHDQTYLDQPWVRARTIQVDTESVGVVDFGLDERQKLDLYLNGRTAGAAFLTTWNWDDYRARFRPPARSSARKTSGRKTSGRAETAGSLLGR from the coding sequence ATGGCGGGGGCGACCAACAGGGCGACCAACAGGGCGAACGATAGGGCGAACGACAGGACGGACCACGGGGCGAGCAACGAGACGGACAGCAGGGCGAACAGCAGGGCGAACAGCGGGACGGACAAGCGCGCCGACCTGGTGCTGGAGGGCGGCGGCGTCAAGGGCGTCGGTCTGGTCGGCGCGCTGCACGAGCTGCACGCCGCCGGCTATCGGTTCGGACGGGCCGCGGGCACCCGGGTCGCCGGCACCTCCGCGGGGGCGGTGGTGGGAGCGCTGGCCGCGGCCGGGATGCGGCCGGAGCACATGCGCGACCTCCTGTTCCAGGTCGACTACCGCAGGTTCAGGGACGCGTCAGCCGTGGAGCGCGTCCCGCTGGTCGGCAGGGGGTTCTCGCTGCTGTCCCTGCTGTTCGAACGGGGTGTGTTCGAAGGCGACTACCTGCGGGAGTGGCTGGGCAACGAGCTGGCCGGCCTGGGCGTCGAGACGTTCGACGACTTGGCGCTCGACGACCCGGCGCCCTGGATGGGCGAAGACCAGCGCTACAGCCTGGTGGTGACGGCCACGGACGTCACCCTCGGCCGGCTGGTGCGCCTGCCGTGGGACTACCGGAGCGTGTACGGCGTGGCGGAGCCCGGCAGGCAGCGGGTGGCCGACGCGGTCCGCGCCTCGATGTCGATCCCCTTCTTCTTCGAGCCCGTCACGATCACCAATCCCGGCACGGGGCTGGTGTCGACCCTGGTGGACGGCGGGGTGCTGTCCAACTTCCCCATCGACACGCTCGACCGGACCGACGGGGAGCAGCCGCGCTGGCCGACGTTCGGGGTCAAGCTGCTCCCCGCGTTCCGGGAGGACACGCTCAGGCTGCCGCTCGCCGGGGCTCCGCACCTGCCCGCGCTGCGGCTGCTGGCGTCGCTGGTCGGGACCGCGATCGTCGGCCACGACCAGACGTACCTGGACCAGCCCTGGGTCAGGGCACGCACCATCCAGGTGGACACCGAGAGCGTGGGGGTGGTCGACTTCGGCCTCGACGAACGGCAGAAGCTCGACCTCTATCTCAACGGCCGGACGGCCGGGGCGGCCTTCCTGACCACCTGGAACTGGGACGACTACCGCGCCCGCTTCCGTCCCCCGGCGAGAAGCAGTGCGCGGAAAACCAGTGGCCGGAAAACCAGTGGCAGGGCCGAGACAGCGGGGAGTCTACTTGGCCGATGA
- a CDS encoding NAD(P)H-binding protein has protein sequence MIVISAASGALGRLVIESLRTRTTEVVAAVRDLERAPEGVPARRGDYDDPASLREAFDGAARLLLISSPELDTPRRIRQHLNAVTAAKEAGVGAVVFTSFLGAGDGATGMTEAYHATEQALISSGLPYTFLRHPFYSDAFVPRVVDGEITGSTGGRGLNTAFRSDLAEAAANVLTGEGHLGRAYDFTGPLWTHPEVAEALGVPYREVPDAGPGPMSWINAQIRAGLLEQQTDDLERVLGRPPVTVASHIRSIALS, from the coding sequence ATGATCGTTATTTCGGCCGCTTCCGGCGCGCTCGGCCGCCTCGTCATCGAGTCCCTACGCACCCGTACGACGGAGGTGGTGGCCGCGGTGCGCGACCTCGAACGCGCACCCGAGGGCGTGCCGGCACGCCGCGGTGACTACGACGACCCGGCGAGCCTGCGCGAGGCGTTCGACGGGGCCGCCCGTCTCCTCCTGATCTCGTCTCCGGAGCTCGACACTCCCCGCAGGATCCGGCAGCACCTGAACGCGGTGACCGCCGCCAAGGAGGCCGGCGTCGGCGCGGTCGTCTTCACCAGCTTCCTGGGGGCCGGCGATGGCGCGACCGGCATGACGGAGGCCTATCACGCGACCGAGCAGGCCCTGATCAGCAGCGGCCTGCCGTACACGTTCCTGCGCCATCCCTTCTACAGCGACGCGTTCGTCCCCCGGGTGGTCGACGGCGAGATCACCGGCAGCACGGGCGGGCGCGGCCTGAACACGGCGTTCCGCTCGGATCTCGCGGAGGCGGCGGCCAACGTGCTGACCGGTGAGGGGCATCTGGGCCGGGCGTACGACTTCACCGGGCCGCTGTGGACCCATCCCGAGGTGGCCGAGGCGCTCGGCGTGCCCTACCGCGAGGTGCCCGACGCCGGGCCGGGCCCGATGAGCTGGATCAACGCGCAGATACGTGCGGGGCTGCTGGAGCAGCAGACCGATGATCTCGAACGGGTGCTCGGCCGGCCCCCGGTCACCGTCGCCTCGCATATCCGAAGCATTGCGTTGTCTTGA
- a CDS encoding LacI family DNA-binding transcriptional regulator, with protein MTVVDEPSASVPEPLTLAQLAELAGVSKATVSKVVNGRSAVAPETRALIEGLIREHGFRRQRRRSSPAAVLELVFHELAGDYPTEIARGVGQVARDHHMAVAISELQGNHVPGADWLEDVLGRRPAGVIAVFSSLTDLQRERLATHKIPLVLLDPTGDPGHRVPSVGAGNWNGGLTATRHLLELGHRRIAIITGPPHALSSRARLDGYRAALDTAGVPVDPDLICQGDYQIEDGLTHTHRLLRLPDPPTAVFASNDGQAIGVYHAAHQLGMRIPEDLSVVGFDDMPPMRWAIPPLTTIHQPLAEMAGAAAAMLVTLARGEPLPHYRKEFATTLVVRESTAPPKP; from the coding sequence GTGACCGTTGTCGACGAGCCGTCCGCATCCGTCCCAGAGCCGCTGACCCTCGCACAGCTTGCCGAACTCGCCGGAGTGTCGAAGGCGACGGTCTCCAAGGTGGTGAACGGCCGGTCCGCGGTGGCGCCCGAGACCCGCGCCCTCATCGAGGGCCTCATCCGCGAGCACGGCTTCCGCAGGCAGCGGCGGCGCTCCAGCCCGGCCGCCGTGCTGGAGCTGGTCTTCCACGAGCTGGCCGGCGACTACCCGACGGAGATCGCCCGCGGCGTGGGACAGGTCGCGCGCGATCATCACATGGCCGTGGCGATCTCCGAGTTGCAGGGCAATCACGTCCCCGGCGCAGACTGGCTTGAGGACGTGCTCGGCCGCCGTCCCGCCGGCGTCATCGCGGTCTTCTCCAGCCTGACCGACCTCCAGCGTGAGCGGCTCGCCACGCACAAGATCCCTCTGGTCCTCCTCGACCCGACCGGCGACCCGGGACACCGCGTCCCCTCGGTGGGCGCGGGCAACTGGAACGGCGGGCTCACCGCCACCCGCCACCTGCTGGAGCTGGGCCACCGGCGGATCGCCATCATCACCGGGCCGCCGCACGCGCTGTCGAGCCGGGCCCGTCTCGACGGCTACCGCGCCGCGCTCGACACGGCCGGGGTGCCCGTCGACCCCGACCTGATCTGCCAGGGCGACTACCAGATAGAGGACGGCCTGACGCACACCCACCGGCTGCTGCGCCTGCCCGACCCGCCCACGGCCGTGTTCGCCTCCAACGACGGCCAGGCCATCGGCGTCTACCACGCGGCCCACCAACTGGGAATGCGCATCCCCGAGGACCTCAGCGTCGTCGGCTTCGACGACATGCCTCCGATGCGATGGGCCATCCCACCGCTGACCACGATCCACCAGCCGCTGGCCGAGATGGCCGGGGCGGCGGCCGCCATGCTGGTGACGCTCGCCCGTGGCGAACCCCTCCCCCATTACCGCAAGGAGTTCGCCACGACCCTCGTCGTACGGGAGAGCACCGCCCCGCCGAAGCCGTGA
- a CDS encoding family 43 glycosylhydrolase — translation MRITRHRRWLAAGLAAALSVLGVVTAGSARAAAGCRVTYTVTSQWQGGFGANVDVVNLGDPINGWSLTWSFPAGQTISQLWNGNYTQSGAQVTVTNASYNGGIPTGGSTSFGFNGAWTSSNPVPASFALNGTTCSGTVTSPSASPSASPSVSPSPSPSPSPSASPSVSPSVSPSPSPSPTSGPWPPSSTYSNPVLWEDLADIDVFRVDDTYYYSASTMHYSPGAPILRSYDLVNWEYAGHSVPTLDFGSKYDLNGGRAYVNGIWASFLNYRPSNKTFYWGGCIDFSKTYIYTATSVEGPWNRHTTINKCYYDAGLLVDDNDTMYVAYGNTQISVAQLSADGKSEVRSQQVFSTPSSVGTLEGSRMYKRNGAYYIFLTRPANGQYVLKSTNGPFGPYEMRQVLLNMGGPVSGGGVPHQGGLVQTQNGAWYYMAFQDAYPGGRIPVLAPITWTSDGWPTVQTVNGAWGGSYPYPNVPRPPRQVKPPTGTDTFTGSRLGPEWEWNHNPDTSRYSVGNGLRLQTATVTNDLYSARNTLTHRILGPSSTATIELDYASMRDGDRAGLAMLRDSSAWIGVRRDNGQTRLVATNNLTMNSSWQTTSTGTEVASTPVSGGRIWLRVNADIRPGSGRQARFSYSTDGVNFTSFGPAFTMGNAWQFFMGYRFAIFNYATQSLGGAVTVNRFDLTTP, via the coding sequence GTGCGCATCACTCGACATCGGCGCTGGCTCGCGGCCGGGCTGGCCGCGGCGCTGAGCGTCCTCGGAGTCGTGACCGCCGGCTCGGCTCGCGCCGCCGCGGGCTGCCGGGTCACCTACACCGTGACCAGCCAGTGGCAGGGCGGCTTCGGCGCCAACGTGGACGTGGTGAACCTGGGTGACCCGATCAACGGCTGGAGCCTGACCTGGTCGTTTCCGGCCGGGCAGACGATCAGCCAGCTGTGGAACGGCAACTACACCCAGTCGGGCGCCCAGGTCACGGTGACCAACGCCTCCTACAATGGCGGCATCCCGACCGGCGGAAGCACGTCGTTCGGCTTCAACGGCGCCTGGACCTCGTCGAATCCGGTGCCGGCGAGCTTCGCGCTGAACGGCACCACCTGCAGCGGGACCGTCACCAGTCCCAGTGCCAGTCCCAGCGCCAGTCCATCGGTGTCTCCCTCGCCGAGCCCCTCGCCGTCGCCCTCGGCTTCGCCGTCTGTTTCACCGTCTGTTTCGCCGTCGCCGTCGCCGAGTCCGACGAGCGGGCCGTGGCCGCCGTCGTCGACCTATTCCAACCCGGTGTTGTGGGAGGACCTGGCCGACATCGACGTCTTCCGGGTGGACGACACCTATTACTACTCGGCCTCCACGATGCACTACTCGCCCGGCGCGCCGATCCTGCGCTCCTACGACCTGGTCAACTGGGAGTACGCCGGACACTCGGTGCCCACGCTCGACTTCGGGTCCAAATACGACCTGAACGGCGGGCGGGCCTACGTCAACGGGATCTGGGCGTCGTTCCTGAACTACCGCCCGAGCAACAAGACCTTCTACTGGGGCGGCTGCATCGACTTCAGCAAGACCTACATCTACACCGCGACCTCGGTCGAAGGCCCCTGGAACCGGCACACCACGATCAACAAGTGCTACTACGACGCCGGGCTGCTCGTCGACGACAACGACACCATGTACGTCGCCTACGGCAACACCCAGATCAGCGTCGCCCAACTGTCGGCCGACGGCAAGAGCGAGGTCCGCAGCCAGCAGGTGTTCTCCACCCCCTCCAGCGTGGGCACCCTGGAAGGGTCGCGGATGTACAAGCGCAACGGCGCCTACTACATCTTCCTGACCCGCCCGGCCAACGGGCAGTACGTGCTGAAGTCCACCAACGGTCCCTTCGGCCCGTACGAGATGCGCCAGGTGCTGCTCAACATGGGCGGCCCGGTCTCCGGCGGCGGCGTGCCGCACCAGGGCGGGCTGGTCCAGACCCAAAACGGCGCCTGGTACTACATGGCCTTCCAGGACGCCTACCCCGGCGGCCGCATCCCCGTGCTGGCCCCCATCACCTGGACCTCCGACGGCTGGCCCACCGTCCAGACCGTGAACGGCGCCTGGGGCGGCTCCTACCCCTACCCCAACGTGCCGCGCCCGCCCCGGCAGGTCAAGCCCCCGACCGGGACCGACACCTTCACCGGCAGCCGGCTCGGCCCCGAGTGGGAGTGGAACCACAACCCCGACACCAGCAGATACAGCGTCGGCAACGGGCTGCGCCTGCAGACCGCCACCGTCACCAACGACCTCTACTCGGCCCGCAACACCCTGACCCACCGCATCCTGGGCCCGTCCTCGACCGCGACGATCGAGCTCGACTACGCGTCCATGCGCGACGGCGACCGGGCCGGGCTGGCGATGCTGCGCGACTCCTCGGCCTGGATCGGCGTCAGGCGTGACAACGGCCAGACCCGCCTGGTGGCGACCAACAACCTGACCATGAACAGTAGTTGGCAGACCACCAGCACCGGCACCGAAGTGGCCTCCACGCCCGTGTCCGGCGGCAGGATCTGGCTACGGGTCAACGCCGACATCCGCCCCGGCAGCGGCCGCCAGGCCCGCTTCTCCTACAGCACCGACGGAGTGAACTTCACCTCGTTCGGGCCCGCCTTCACCATGGGCAACGCCTGGCAGTTCTTCATGGGCTACCGATTCGCCATCTTCAACTACGCCACCCAATCCCTCGGCGGCGCGGTCACCGTCAACCGCTTCGACCTCACCACACCCTGA
- a CDS encoding dihydrofolate reductase family protein, whose translation MRIVVIEFMSLDGVVQAPGGPEEDTDGGFAHGGWTHPFFDPETVGGAFDATVSKAEGLLYGRRTWQNMAAAWPGRAGDPFADKMNAMPKYVVSETLGDDEMTWNTTRIPGDTAVARIRELRDTGDGDLVVMGSPSLVRTLLHEDLVDELRLIVMPVLLGGGKTIFPDGGLRRRFELVFAATGGTGVQVCTYRRAVE comes from the coding sequence ATGCGCATCGTGGTCATCGAGTTCATGAGCCTGGACGGCGTCGTGCAGGCACCGGGCGGTCCCGAGGAGGACACCGACGGCGGCTTCGCGCACGGCGGCTGGACACACCCGTTCTTCGACCCGGAGACCGTCGGCGGCGCCTTCGACGCCACGGTGAGCAAGGCGGAGGGGCTGCTCTACGGCCGCCGGACCTGGCAGAACATGGCCGCCGCCTGGCCCGGGCGGGCCGGTGACCCGTTCGCCGACAAGATGAACGCGATGCCGAAATACGTGGTGTCCGAGACGCTGGGCGACGACGAGATGACCTGGAACACCACGCGAATCCCCGGCGACACCGCCGTCGCCCGCATCCGCGAACTGCGGGACACGGGCGACGGCGACCTGGTCGTCATGGGCAGCCCGAGCCTCGTGCGCACCCTCCTGCACGAGGACCTGGTCGACGAGCTCCGGCTGATCGTCATGCCGGTGCTCCTCGGCGGCGGGAAGACGATCTTCCCGGACGGCGGCCTGCGGCGCAGGTTCGAACTCGTCTTCGCGGCCACCGGCGGCACCGGCGTGCAGGTGTGCACCTACCGCCGGGCCGTCGAGTAG